A part of Vibrio navarrensis genomic DNA contains:
- a CDS encoding DJ-1/PfpI family protein — translation MEHHKTTAPRVALLLSDGFEDAEAVIFIDILRRLNIHVDVLSCMETRELATYFNTRITADDTLANCFDDNYDAIAMVGGPKNTDNMTVNEMAISFIKRHIELDKWICALCSAPAKVLSKHGLLEGREYSTGDNLISAFPDGKYVDKKIVVADKFITGKGLGVAFEFTFTVAEKLLPDSIEKVDNQANHIYFEYWKNKKPQ, via the coding sequence ATGGAACACCATAAGACTACAGCTCCACGTGTAGCTTTATTACTTTCGGATGGCTTTGAAGATGCTGAGGCGGTAATTTTTATCGATATCCTAAGACGTTTAAACATTCACGTTGACGTTTTATCTTGTATGGAAACTAGGGAACTAGCAACGTACTTCAATACTCGTATCACTGCAGATGATACGCTAGCGAATTGCTTCGATGATAACTACGATGCGATCGCGATGGTTGGCGGACCCAAAAACACTGACAATATGACGGTTAACGAGATGGCAATTTCATTCATCAAGCGTCATATCGAGTTAGACAAATGGATTTGTGCACTTTGCTCAGCACCAGCAAAAGTCTTGTCTAAGCATGGGCTACTAGAAGGCCGTGAGTACTCAACGGGTGACAACTTGATCAGCGCATTCCCAGACGGTAAATACGTAGATAAAAAAATTGTTGTTGCTGACAAATTCATTACCGGCAAAGGTCTTGGCGTTGCGTTTGAATTTACATTTACCGTTGCAGAAAAATTGCTACCAGATAGCATAGAAAAAGTAGATAACCAAGCAAACCATATCTATTTTGAATATTGGAAAAATAAAAAACCGCAGTAA
- a CDS encoding bifunctional 4-hydroxy-2-oxoglutarate aldolase/2-dehydro-3-deoxy-phosphogluconate aldolase has translation MNTKEINIKLRQLRVMPVIQIEDAKDAPSLAKVLVENGLSAAEITFRSDAAAESIRLMREAYPEMIICAGTVLNTEQAKLAMDSGADFVVSPGFNPNTVRYCLENNIHIIAGVNSPSQVEQALEMGLNTLKFFPAEASGGVAMLRSLTGPYKGLELMPTGGVNIINLSNYLRIPEVVCCGGTWIAPVDRITDNDWNTIAENVQNTVKTIKKIGV, from the coding sequence ATGAATACTAAAGAAATTAACATCAAACTGCGTCAACTTCGAGTGATGCCAGTTATCCAAATTGAAGATGCCAAAGACGCCCCATCACTAGCAAAAGTTCTAGTAGAAAACGGACTATCTGCTGCAGAAATTACCTTCCGTAGCGATGCAGCTGCTGAGTCTATCCGCCTAATGCGTGAAGCATATCCTGAAATGATTATCTGTGCAGGTACGGTTCTCAATACAGAACAAGCAAAACTTGCCATGGACTCGGGGGCGGACTTTGTGGTTTCTCCAGGCTTTAACCCAAACACGGTTCGTTACTGCTTAGAAAATAATATCCATATTATCGCTGGCGTTAACTCACCATCTCAAGTTGAGCAAGCGCTAGAAATGGGGTTGAACACTCTAAAATTCTTCCCAGCAGAAGCGTCTGGTGGTGTTGCCATGCTTCGTTCGCTCACAGGTCCATACAAAGGTCTTGAGCTAATGCCAACAGGTGGCGTGAATATCATCAACCTAAGCAACTACTTAAGAATTCCTGAAGTAGTATGTTGTGGTGGTACTTGGATTGCACCAGTTGATCGAATCACAGACAACGATTGGAATACAATCGCTGAGAATGTGCAAAACACGGTCAAAACCATTAAGAAAATCGGAGTTTAA
- a CDS encoding sugar kinase, whose protein sequence is MTTFSYKKIAILGECMIELSGQPFSTQEQRFGGDTLNTALYLSRLAPEVHPAYITVLGVDNYSKHMKTAWEDEGIDCSLVMTNQDKLPALYAIELAADGERSFQYWRNDSAARYLCQNERYSCVMNSLATFDLVYLSGISLAILPEEDKQTLLDSLQVLKPQGVKIAVDSNYRPRLWAGKEHAIQWLEKLYRLADIALVTSDDEALLLGENISPEALTTRLRNFGVSEVIVKLGKDGAMFSDSEHNVAVATGNVVTNVVDTTAAGDSFNAGFLAAWATGRTLKECCHWGNKLAAEVIQHKGAIIPAENTRYINSMMNL, encoded by the coding sequence ATGACGACATTTTCATATAAGAAAATTGCCATTCTTGGTGAATGTATGATTGAGCTGTCTGGCCAACCGTTCTCTACCCAAGAGCAACGTTTTGGCGGAGATACACTCAATACCGCTTTGTATCTATCACGTCTGGCACCGGAGGTTCATCCGGCCTACATCACTGTGCTTGGCGTTGATAATTACAGCAAGCATATGAAAACAGCATGGGAAGACGAGGGGATTGACTGCTCATTAGTCATGACCAACCAAGATAAGCTTCCTGCACTGTATGCGATTGAACTTGCGGCTGACGGTGAGCGCTCTTTCCAATATTGGCGTAATGATTCGGCAGCACGCTACTTATGCCAGAACGAACGCTACTCTTGCGTTATGAACTCACTTGCCACGTTTGATCTGGTTTACCTATCGGGTATCTCACTGGCGATCTTGCCAGAAGAAGACAAACAAACACTGCTCGATTCTCTGCAAGTACTTAAACCGCAAGGGGTGAAAATTGCGGTGGATTCCAACTACCGTCCTCGCTTATGGGCAGGGAAGGAACATGCCATCCAATGGCTAGAAAAACTCTATCGTTTGGCGGACATCGCATTGGTCACCAGTGACGACGAAGCGTTGTTACTTGGTGAAAACATCAGCCCTGAAGCACTCACCACCCGTTTACGTAATTTTGGCGTGAGCGAAGTGATTGTGAAGCTGGGTAAAGACGGAGCGATGTTTAGCGATTCTGAACACAATGTAGCTGTGGCAACAGGTAACGTGGTGACTAATGTCGTTGACACGACAGCGGCAGGGGACTCATTCAACGCTGGATTCCTTGCGGCCTGGGCCACCGGCCGCACACTCAAAGAATGCTGCCATTGGGGTAATAAGCTGGCTGCAGAAGTGATTCAGCATAAAGGCGCTATTATTCCAGCGGAAAACACTCGTTATATCAACTCAATGATGAATTTATAA
- a CDS encoding tagatose bisphosphate family class II aldolase, with translation MFLVSTQDMLRKAQEGGYAVPAFNIHNLETVQVVLETAAEMRSPVILAGTPGTYAYAGTDYLVNICKAAARRYHMPIALHLDHHESMKDIRNKVEAGIKSVMIDGSHFKFEENIELVKKVVQFCHVWDCTVEAELGRLGGIEDDLVVDAKDAMYTDPDAAAEFIQRTGIDSLAVAIGTAHGMYKEEPRLDFDRLGKIRAKTDIPLVLHGASGVSDEDVTRSIELGICKVNVATELKIAYANALKQYFLDNPDANDPRHYNVASKAAMRDVIISKINVCRSADKL, from the coding sequence ATGTTTTTAGTTTCAACTCAGGATATGCTACGTAAAGCACAAGAAGGCGGTTACGCGGTTCCTGCATTTAACATTCACAATCTTGAAACCGTACAAGTCGTACTGGAGACCGCAGCTGAAATGCGTTCACCTGTTATTTTAGCGGGTACTCCTGGTACTTACGCTTACGCCGGTACCGATTACCTGGTGAATATTTGTAAAGCAGCAGCACGTCGCTATCACATGCCGATTGCGCTTCATCTTGACCATCACGAGTCAATGAAAGATATCCGCAATAAAGTTGAAGCCGGCATCAAATCTGTAATGATTGATGGCTCGCACTTCAAGTTTGAAGAGAACATTGAGCTGGTTAAAAAAGTCGTTCAGTTCTGTCACGTATGGGATTGTACGGTTGAAGCCGAGCTCGGCCGTCTTGGTGGTATCGAAGACGATCTTGTTGTTGATGCTAAAGACGCAATGTATACAGACCCTGATGCGGCTGCAGAATTCATTCAGCGCACTGGTATTGACTCTCTGGCGGTGGCCATTGGTACTGCTCATGGGATGTACAAAGAAGAGCCACGTCTGGACTTTGATCGTTTAGGAAAAATCCGAGCAAAAACTGACATACCACTGGTATTGCATGGTGCATCTGGCGTGTCGGATGAAGACGTCACCCGCAGTATCGAACTGGGTATCTGTAAAGTTAACGTTGCGACAGAGCTAAAAATCGCGTACGCCAACGCACTAAAACAGTACTTCCTTGACAACCCGGATGCGAATGACCCTCGCCATTACAACGTCGCTTCTAAAGCCGCCATGCGTGACGTCATCATCTCGAAGATCAACGTTTGCCGCAGCGCAGATAAACTATAA